From a region of the Pan paniscus chromosome 19, NHGRI_mPanPan1-v2.0_pri, whole genome shotgun sequence genome:
- the SPEM1 gene encoding spermatid maturation protein 1 — MAMVERPRPEWASYHNCNSNSCQDLGNSVLLLLGLIICINISINIVTLLWSRFRGVLYQVFHDTICEKEAPKSSSLRKQTQPPKKQSSPAVHLRCTMDPVMMTVTPPPARRHRRRGSPTRCAHCPVAWAPDTDDEKPHQYPAICSYHWDVPEDWEGFQHTQGTWVPWSQDAPEPPPQTIRFQPTVEERPLKTGIRSELGLRAYVYPVNPQPPSPEAPSHKNGGEGVVPEAEAAQYQPVPAPTLGPAVIPEFSRRRSSGRIVYDARDLRRRLRELTREVEALSRCYPLASGSSTAEETSKNWVYRSLTGR; from the exons ATGGCCATGGTTGAGCGGCCGAGGCCCGAGTGGGCCTCGTATCACAACTGCAACAGCAACAGCTGCCAGGACCTGGGCAACTCTGTCCTGTTGCTGCTGGGCCTCATCATCTGCATTAACATTAGCATCAATATAGTGACCCTG CTCTGGAGCCGATTCCGTGGTGTCTTATACCAAGTGTTCCATGATACCATTTGTGAGAAAG AAGCTCCCAAGTCATCATCACTCAGAAAGCAGACCCAGCCCCCTAAGAAGCAGAGTTCCCCTGCAGTCCATCTTCGGTGCACCATGGACCCTGTGATGATGACTGTGACCCCGCCCCCAGCTCGCCGCCATCGCCGTCGAGGCTCTCCCACACGCTGTGCTCACTGCCCAGTAGCTTGGGCTCCTGACACTGATGACGAGAAGCCTCATCAGTACCCAGCTATCTGCTCCTACCACTGGGATGTCCCTGAGGACTGGGAAGGCTTCCAACACACTCAGGGGACCTGGGTTCCCTGGTCTCAGGATGCCCCAGAGCCCCCTCCCCAGACCATCCGCTTCCAGCCTACCGTAGAGGAAAGGCCCCTCAAAACAGGCATACGGTCCGAGCTGGGCCTAAGGGCCTATGTGTATCCTGTGAACCCCCAACCTCCCAGCCCTGAGGCTCCTAGCCACAAGAacggtggggagggggtggtgccAGAGGCAGAGGCGGCTCAGTACCAGCCTGTCCCAGCTCCCACCCTGGGCCCAGCAGTCATCCCTGAATTTTCCCGGCGCCGCTCCTCAGGCCGAATAGTGTATGATGCCCGGGACCTGAGACGGCGGCTTCGGGAActgacccgggaggtggaggccctGTCCCGCTGCTACCCCCTAGCCTCTGGATCCAGCACTGCCGAGGAGACAAGCAAGAATTGGGTGTACCGTTCCCTAACTGGGAGgtga
- the NLGN2 gene encoding neuroligin-2 isoform X2, whose product MWLLALYLVGLAGAQRGGGGPGGGGAPGGPGLGLGSLGEERFPVVNTAYGRVRGVRRELNNEILGPVVQFLGVPYATPPLGARRFQPPEAPASWPGVRNATTLPPACPQNLHGALPAIMLPVWFTDNLEAAATYVQNQSEDCLYLNLYVPTEDDIRDPGKKPVMLFLHGGSYMEGTGNMFDGSVLAAYGNVIVATLNYRLGVLGFLSTGDQAAKGNYGLLDQIQALRWLSENIAHFGGDPERITIFGSGAGASCVNLLILSHHSEGLFQKAIAQSGTAISSWSVNYQPLKYTRLLAAKVGCDREDSAEAVECLRRKPSRELVDQDVQPARYHIAFGPVVDGDVVPDDPEILMQQGEFLNYDMLIGVNQGEGLKFVEDSAESEDGVSASAFDFTVSNFVDNLYGYPEGKDVLRETIKFMYTDWADRDNGEMRRKTLLALFTDHQWVAPAVATAKLHADYQSPVYFYTFYHHCQAEGRPEWADAAHGDELPYVFGVPMVGATDLFPCNFSKNDVMLSAVVMTYWTNFAKTGDPNQPVPQDTKFIHTKPNRFEEVVWSKFNSKEKQYLHIGLKPRVRDNYRANKVAFWLELVPHLHNLHTELFTTTTRLPPYATRWPPRPPAGAPGTRRPPPPATLPPEPEPEPGPRAYDRFPGDSRDYSTELSVTVAVGASLLFLNILAFAALYYKRDRRQELRCRRLSPPGGSGSGVPGGGPLLPAAGRELPPEEELVSLQLKRGGGVGADPAEALRPACPPDYTLALRRAPDDVPLLAPGALTLLPSGLGPPPPPPPPSLHPFGPFPPPPPTATSHNNTLPHPHSTTRV is encoded by the exons ATGTGGCTCCTGGCGCTGTATCTGGTGGGGCTGGCGGGGGCTCAACGCGGGGGAGGGGgtcccggcggcggcggcgccccgGGCGGCCCCGGCCTGGGCCTCGGCAGCCTCGGGGAGGAGCGCTTCCCGGTGGTGAACACGGCCTACGGGCGAGTGCGCGGTGTGCGGCGCGAGCTCAACAACGAGATCCTGGGCCCCGTCGTGCAGTTCTTGGGCGTGCCCTACGCCACGCCGCCCCTGGGCGCCCGCCGCTTCCAGCCGCCTGAGGCGCCCGCCTCGTGGCCCGGCGTGCGCAACGCCACCACCCTGCCGCCCGCCTGCCCGCAGAACCTGCACGGGGCGCTGCCCGCCATCATGCTGCCTGTGTGGTTCACCGACAACTTGGAGGCGGCCGCCACCTACGTGCAGAACCAGAGCGAGGACTGCCTGTACCTCAACCTCTACGTGCCCACCGAGGACG ATATCCGTGACCCTGGGAAGAAGCCTGTGATGCTGTTTCTCCATGGCGGCTCCTACATGGAGGGGACCGGAAACATGTTCGATGGCTCAGTCCTGGCTGCCTATGGCAACGTCATTGTAGCCACGCTCAACTACCGTCTTGGGGTGCTCG GTTTTCTCAGCACCGGGGACCAGGCTGCAAAAGGCAACTATGGGCTCCTGGACCAGATCCAGGCCCTGCGCTGGCTCAGTGAAAACATCGCCCACTTTGGGGGCGACCCCGAGCGTATCACCATCTTTGGTTCCGGGGCAGGGGCCTCCTGCGTCAACCTTCTGATCCTCTCCCACCATTCAGAAG GGCTGTTCCAGAAGGCCATCGCCCAGAGTGGCACCGCCATTTCCAGCTGGTCTGTCAACTACCAGCCGCTCAAGTACACGCGGCTGCTGGCAGCCAAGGTGGGCTGTGACCGAGAGGACAGCGCTGAAGCTGTGGAGTGTCTGCGCCGGAAGCCCTCCCGGGAGCTGGTGGACCAGGACGTGCAGCCTGCCCG CTACCACATCGCCTTTGGGCCCGTGGTGGATGGCGACGTGGTCCCCGATGACCCTGAGATCCTCATGCAGCAGGGAGAATTCCTCAACTACGACATGCTCATCGGCGTCAACCAGGGAGAGGGCCTCAAGTTCGTGGAGGACTCTGCAGAGAGCGAGGACGGTGTGTCTGCCAGCGCCTTTGACTTCACTGTCTCCAACTTTGTGGACAACCTGTATGGCTACCCGGAAGGCAAGGATGTGCTTCGGGAGACCATCAAGTTTATGTACACAGACTGGGCCGACCGGGACAATGGCGAAATGCGCCGCAAAACCCTGCTGGCGCTCTTTACTGACCACCAATGGGTGGCACCAGCTGTGGCCACTGCCAAGCTGCACGCCGACTACCAGTCTCCCGTCTACTTTTACACCTTCTACCACCACTGCCAGGCGGAGGGCCGGCCTGAGTGGGCAGATGCGGCGCACGGGGATGAACTGCCCTATGTCTTTGGCGTGCCCATGGTGGGTGCCACCGACCTCTTCCCCTGTAACTTCTCCAAGAATGACGTCATGCTCAGTGCCGTGGTCATGACCTACTGGACCAACTTCGCCAAGACTGG GGACCCCAACCAGCCGGTGCCGCAGGATACCAAGTTCATCCACACCAAGCCCAATCGCTTCGAGGAGGTGGTGTGGAGCAAATTCAACAGCAAGGAGAAGCAGTATCTGCACATAGGCCTGAAGCCACGCGTGCGTGACAACTACCGCGCCAACAAGGTGGCCTTCTGGCTGGAGCTCGTGCCCCACCTGCACAACCTGCACACGGAGCTGTTCACCACCACCACGCGCCTGCCTCCCTATGCCACGCGCTGGCCACCTCGTCCCCCCGCCGGCGCCCCGGGCACACGCCGGCCCCCGCCGCCTGCCACCCTGCCTCCCGAGCCCGAGCCCGAGCCCGGCCCGAGGGCCTACGACCGCTTCCCTGGGGACTCGCGGGACTACTCCACGGAGCTGAGCGTCACCGTGGCCGTGGgtgcctccctcctcttcctcaacATCCTGGCCTTTGCTGCCCTCTACTACAAGCGGGACCGGCGGCAGGAGCTGCGGTGCAGGCGGCTTAGCCCACCTGGCGGCTCAGGCTCTGGCGTGCCTGGTGGGGGCCCCCTGCTCCCCGCCGCGGGCCGTGAGCTGCCACCAGAGGAGGAGCTGGTGTCACTGCAGCTGAAGCGGGGTGGTGGCGTCGGGGCGGACCCTGCCGAGGCTCTGCGCCCTGCCTGCCCGCCCGACTACACCCTGGCCCTGCGCCGGGCACCGGACGATGTGCCTCTCTTGGCCCCCGGGGCCCTGACCCTGCTGCCCAGTGGCCTGGGGCCACCGCCACCCCCACCGCCCCCCTCCCTTCATCCCTTCGGGCCcttccccccgccccctcccaccGCTACCAGCCACAACAACACGctaccccacccccactccaccaCTCGGGTATAG
- the SPEM2 gene encoding uncharacterized protein SPEM2 isoform X1 produces the protein MENQLWHNTVRCCNQYQESPHDAEDILLLLLGLIVLVNIGINVATMMWHGLQNALDKMIDWATQKNEIQASESPPSGPPDKAQDVHIHCILDPVQVKMSRPTQYSSFSCHHFSNHHSSSLLRCVRRHRRHRRCRRRCCNHQQRPQNYRQIPHSRSVFRNPHRSQKMSQLHRVPFFDQEDLDSYLEEEDNLPFPYPKYPRRGWGGFYQRAGLPSNVGLWGHQGGILASLPPPSLYLSPELRCMPKRVEAKSELRLQSCGRHGSQSRLWGNVEAEQWASSPPPPHRLPPNPSWVPVGHSPYPSVGWMLYDSWDQRRRGMEGFERPPALVSRNARPEVQGCREHHSLQSHRQSLLGHAYGQSHRSPHPSTEPLGYSSRDPHEVRRRAADWAEALPAWRPLTTSASLTVLDEASHQRTPAPSSVLVPHSSQPWPKVQAADPAPPPTMFVPLSRNPGGNANYQVYDSLELKRQVQKSRARSSSLPPASTSTLRPSLHRSQTEKLN, from the exons ATGGAAAACCAGCTATGGCATAACACCGTGAGATGTTGCAATCAATACCAAGAAAGCCCCCACGATGCCGAGGACATCTTACTCCTGCTGCTGGGCCTCATCGTTCTTGTCAACATTGGCATCAACGTGGCAACTATG ATGTGGCATGGACTCCAGAACGCCTTAGACAAGATGATTGATTGGGCTACTCAGAAAA ATGAAATTCAGGCCAGTGAAAGTCCCCCAAGTGGTCCCCCAGACAAGGCTCAGGATGTCCACATCCACTGCATCCTGGACCCTGTGCAGGTGAAGATGTCCCGACCCACGCAGTActcctctttctcctgccaccattTCTCCAACCATCACAGTAGCAGTCTTCTTCGCTGTGTTCGTCGCCACCGCCGCCACCGCCGTTGTCGCCGTCGCTGCTGCAACCACCAGCAGCGGCCACAGAACTACAGACAAATCCCCCATAGCCGCTCAGTCTTCCGTAACCCACATCGCAGCCAAAAGATGTCACAACTACACCGAGTGCCTTTCTTTGATCAGGAGGACCTGGATTCCTacctggaggaggaggacaaCCTGCCCTTCCCGTATCCCAAGTACCCACGTCGCGGCTGGGGTGGGTTTTATCAGAGAGCGGGCCTGCCCTCCAATGTGGGGCTGTGGGGCCACCAGGGTGGTATCCTGGCCAGTCTGCCACCACCCTCTCTCTACCTGTCACCTGAGCTGCGCTGCATGCCCAAGCGTGTAGAGGCCAAGTCCGAGCTGAGGCTGCAGTCCTGTGGGCGCCACGGTTCCCAGTCCCGACTGTGGGGCAATGTGGAGGCTGAGCAGTGGGCCTCGTCTCCACCACCTCCCCACCGGCTGCCCCCTAACCCCTCTTGGGTCCCCGTGGGGCACAGCCCTTACCCCTCAGTGGGCTGGATGCTGTATGACTCCTGGGATCAGCGGCGTCGTGGCATGGAGGGCTTTGAGCGCCCCCCTGCCTTGGTGTCCCGGAACGCCCGGCCTGAGGTCCAGGGCTGCCGGGAGCACCACTCCCTACAGTCCCACCGGCAGAGCCTGCTTGGTCACGCCTATGGCCAGTCCCACCGCAGTCCCCACCCATCCACGGAACCCTTGGGCTACAGCTCCCGGGACCCCCATGAGGTGCGGCGTCGGGCAGCTGACTGGGCTGAGGCTCTGCCCGCCTGGCGTCCTCTGactacctctgcctccctcacGGTGTTGGACGAGGCCTCCCACCAACGGACCCCAGCTCCAAGCTCAGTGCTGGTCCCCCATTCCTCCCAGCCCTGGCCCAAAGTCCAGGCTGCGGATCCCGCCCCTCCCCCGACCATGTTCGTCCCACTCAGCCGGAATCCAGGGGGCAATGCCAACTACCAGGTGTATGACAGCCTGGAGCTGAAGCGGCAGGTGCAGAAGAGCAGAGCCAGGTCCAGCTCACTGCCACCGGCTTCCACCTCCACCTTGAGGCCCTCTCTGCACAGGAGCCAGACCGAGAAACTCAACTGA
- the SPEM2 gene encoding uncharacterized protein SPEM2 isoform X2, translated as MSHRAQLGFSSESPHDAEDILLLLLGLIVLVNIGINVATMMWHGLQNALDKMIDWATQKNEIQASESPPSGPPDKAQDVHIHCILDPVQVKMSRPTQYSSFSCHHFSNHHSSSLLRCVRRHRRHRRCRRRCCNHQQRPQNYRQIPHSRSVFRNPHRSQKMSQLHRVPFFDQEDLDSYLEEEDNLPFPYPKYPRRGWGGFYQRAGLPSNVGLWGHQGGILASLPPPSLYLSPELRCMPKRVEAKSELRLQSCGRHGSQSRLWGNVEAEQWASSPPPPHRLPPNPSWVPVGHSPYPSVGWMLYDSWDQRRRGMEGFERPPALVSRNARPEVQGCREHHSLQSHRQSLLGHAYGQSHRSPHPSTEPLGYSSRDPHEVRRRAADWAEALPAWRPLTTSASLTVLDEASHQRTPAPSSVLVPHSSQPWPKVQAADPAPPPTMFVPLSRNPGGNANYQVYDSLELKRQVQKSRARSSSLPPASTSTLRPSLHRSQTEKLN; from the exons atgagccaccgcgcccagctcggGTTTTCTTCAG AAAGCCCCCACGATGCCGAGGACATCTTACTCCTGCTGCTGGGCCTCATCGTTCTTGTCAACATTGGCATCAACGTGGCAACTATG ATGTGGCATGGACTCCAGAACGCCTTAGACAAGATGATTGATTGGGCTACTCAGAAAA ATGAAATTCAGGCCAGTGAAAGTCCCCCAAGTGGTCCCCCAGACAAGGCTCAGGATGTCCACATCCACTGCATCCTGGACCCTGTGCAGGTGAAGATGTCCCGACCCACGCAGTActcctctttctcctgccaccattTCTCCAACCATCACAGTAGCAGTCTTCTTCGCTGTGTTCGTCGCCACCGCCGCCACCGCCGTTGTCGCCGTCGCTGCTGCAACCACCAGCAGCGGCCACAGAACTACAGACAAATCCCCCATAGCCGCTCAGTCTTCCGTAACCCACATCGCAGCCAAAAGATGTCACAACTACACCGAGTGCCTTTCTTTGATCAGGAGGACCTGGATTCCTacctggaggaggaggacaaCCTGCCCTTCCCGTATCCCAAGTACCCACGTCGCGGCTGGGGTGGGTTTTATCAGAGAGCGGGCCTGCCCTCCAATGTGGGGCTGTGGGGCCACCAGGGTGGTATCCTGGCCAGTCTGCCACCACCCTCTCTCTACCTGTCACCTGAGCTGCGCTGCATGCCCAAGCGTGTAGAGGCCAAGTCCGAGCTGAGGCTGCAGTCCTGTGGGCGCCACGGTTCCCAGTCCCGACTGTGGGGCAATGTGGAGGCTGAGCAGTGGGCCTCGTCTCCACCACCTCCCCACCGGCTGCCCCCTAACCCCTCTTGGGTCCCCGTGGGGCACAGCCCTTACCCCTCAGTGGGCTGGATGCTGTATGACTCCTGGGATCAGCGGCGTCGTGGCATGGAGGGCTTTGAGCGCCCCCCTGCCTTGGTGTCCCGGAACGCCCGGCCTGAGGTCCAGGGCTGCCGGGAGCACCACTCCCTACAGTCCCACCGGCAGAGCCTGCTTGGTCACGCCTATGGCCAGTCCCACCGCAGTCCCCACCCATCCACGGAACCCTTGGGCTACAGCTCCCGGGACCCCCATGAGGTGCGGCGTCGGGCAGCTGACTGGGCTGAGGCTCTGCCCGCCTGGCGTCCTCTGactacctctgcctccctcacGGTGTTGGACGAGGCCTCCCACCAACGGACCCCAGCTCCAAGCTCAGTGCTGGTCCCCCATTCCTCCCAGCCCTGGCCCAAAGTCCAGGCTGCGGATCCCGCCCCTCCCCCGACCATGTTCGTCCCACTCAGCCGGAATCCAGGGGGCAATGCCAACTACCAGGTGTATGACAGCCTGGAGCTGAAGCGGCAGGTGCAGAAGAGCAGAGCCAGGTCCAGCTCACTGCCACCGGCTTCCACCTCCACCTTGAGGCCCTCTCTGCACAGGAGCCAGACCGAGAAACTCAACTGA
- the TMEM256 gene encoding transmembrane protein 256: protein MAGPAAVFRRLGALSGAAALGFASYGAHGAQFPDAYGKELFDKANKHHFLHSLALLGVPHCRKPLWAGLLLASGTTLFCTSFYYQALSGDPSIQTLAPAGGTLLLLGWLALAL, encoded by the exons ATGGCCGGGCCAGCTGCAGTTTTCCGCCGCTTGGGCGCCTTGTCCGGAGCTGCGGCCTTAGGCTTCGCCTCCTACGGGGCGCACG GTGCCCAATTCCCAGATGCCTACGGGAAGGAG CTGTTTGACAAGGCCAACAAACACCACTTCTTACACAGCCTGGCCCTGTTAGGGGTGCCCCATTGCAGAAAGCCACTCTGG GCTGGGTTATTGCTAGCTTCCGGAACGACCTTATTCTGCACCAGCTTTTACTACCAGGCTCTGAGTGGAGACCCCAGCATCCAGACTTTGGCCCCTGCGGGAGGGACCCTGCTACTCTTGGGCTGGCTTGCCTTGGCTCTTTGA
- the NLGN2 gene encoding neuroligin-2 isoform X1 encodes MWLLALYLVGLAGAQRGGGGPGGGGAPGGPGLGLGSLGEERFPVVNTAYGRVRGVRRELNNEILGPVVQFLGVPYATPPLGARRFQPPEAPASWPGVRNATTLPPACPQNLHGALPAIMLPVWFTDNLEAAATYVQNQSEDCLYLNLYVPTEDGPLTKKRDEATLNPPDTDIRDPGKKPVMLFLHGGSYMEGTGNMFDGSVLAAYGNVIVATLNYRLGVLGFLSTGDQAAKGNYGLLDQIQALRWLSENIAHFGGDPERITIFGSGAGASCVNLLILSHHSEGLFQKAIAQSGTAISSWSVNYQPLKYTRLLAAKVGCDREDSAEAVECLRRKPSRELVDQDVQPARYHIAFGPVVDGDVVPDDPEILMQQGEFLNYDMLIGVNQGEGLKFVEDSAESEDGVSASAFDFTVSNFVDNLYGYPEGKDVLRETIKFMYTDWADRDNGEMRRKTLLALFTDHQWVAPAVATAKLHADYQSPVYFYTFYHHCQAEGRPEWADAAHGDELPYVFGVPMVGATDLFPCNFSKNDVMLSAVVMTYWTNFAKTGDPNQPVPQDTKFIHTKPNRFEEVVWSKFNSKEKQYLHIGLKPRVRDNYRANKVAFWLELVPHLHNLHTELFTTTTRLPPYATRWPPRPPAGAPGTRRPPPPATLPPEPEPEPGPRAYDRFPGDSRDYSTELSVTVAVGASLLFLNILAFAALYYKRDRRQELRCRRLSPPGGSGSGVPGGGPLLPAAGRELPPEEELVSLQLKRGGGVGADPAEALRPACPPDYTLALRRAPDDVPLLAPGALTLLPSGLGPPPPPPPPSLHPFGPFPPPPPTATSHNNTLPHPHSTTRV; translated from the exons ATGTGGCTCCTGGCGCTGTATCTGGTGGGGCTGGCGGGGGCTCAACGCGGGGGAGGGGgtcccggcggcggcggcgccccgGGCGGCCCCGGCCTGGGCCTCGGCAGCCTCGGGGAGGAGCGCTTCCCGGTGGTGAACACGGCCTACGGGCGAGTGCGCGGTGTGCGGCGCGAGCTCAACAACGAGATCCTGGGCCCCGTCGTGCAGTTCTTGGGCGTGCCCTACGCCACGCCGCCCCTGGGCGCCCGCCGCTTCCAGCCGCCTGAGGCGCCCGCCTCGTGGCCCGGCGTGCGCAACGCCACCACCCTGCCGCCCGCCTGCCCGCAGAACCTGCACGGGGCGCTGCCCGCCATCATGCTGCCTGTGTGGTTCACCGACAACTTGGAGGCGGCCGCCACCTACGTGCAGAACCAGAGCGAGGACTGCCTGTACCTCAACCTCTACGTGCCCACCGAGGACG GTCCGCTCACAAAAAAACGTGACGAGGCGACGCTCAATCCGCCAGACACAG ATATCCGTGACCCTGGGAAGAAGCCTGTGATGCTGTTTCTCCATGGCGGCTCCTACATGGAGGGGACCGGAAACATGTTCGATGGCTCAGTCCTGGCTGCCTATGGCAACGTCATTGTAGCCACGCTCAACTACCGTCTTGGGGTGCTCG GTTTTCTCAGCACCGGGGACCAGGCTGCAAAAGGCAACTATGGGCTCCTGGACCAGATCCAGGCCCTGCGCTGGCTCAGTGAAAACATCGCCCACTTTGGGGGCGACCCCGAGCGTATCACCATCTTTGGTTCCGGGGCAGGGGCCTCCTGCGTCAACCTTCTGATCCTCTCCCACCATTCAGAAG GGCTGTTCCAGAAGGCCATCGCCCAGAGTGGCACCGCCATTTCCAGCTGGTCTGTCAACTACCAGCCGCTCAAGTACACGCGGCTGCTGGCAGCCAAGGTGGGCTGTGACCGAGAGGACAGCGCTGAAGCTGTGGAGTGTCTGCGCCGGAAGCCCTCCCGGGAGCTGGTGGACCAGGACGTGCAGCCTGCCCG CTACCACATCGCCTTTGGGCCCGTGGTGGATGGCGACGTGGTCCCCGATGACCCTGAGATCCTCATGCAGCAGGGAGAATTCCTCAACTACGACATGCTCATCGGCGTCAACCAGGGAGAGGGCCTCAAGTTCGTGGAGGACTCTGCAGAGAGCGAGGACGGTGTGTCTGCCAGCGCCTTTGACTTCACTGTCTCCAACTTTGTGGACAACCTGTATGGCTACCCGGAAGGCAAGGATGTGCTTCGGGAGACCATCAAGTTTATGTACACAGACTGGGCCGACCGGGACAATGGCGAAATGCGCCGCAAAACCCTGCTGGCGCTCTTTACTGACCACCAATGGGTGGCACCAGCTGTGGCCACTGCCAAGCTGCACGCCGACTACCAGTCTCCCGTCTACTTTTACACCTTCTACCACCACTGCCAGGCGGAGGGCCGGCCTGAGTGGGCAGATGCGGCGCACGGGGATGAACTGCCCTATGTCTTTGGCGTGCCCATGGTGGGTGCCACCGACCTCTTCCCCTGTAACTTCTCCAAGAATGACGTCATGCTCAGTGCCGTGGTCATGACCTACTGGACCAACTTCGCCAAGACTGG GGACCCCAACCAGCCGGTGCCGCAGGATACCAAGTTCATCCACACCAAGCCCAATCGCTTCGAGGAGGTGGTGTGGAGCAAATTCAACAGCAAGGAGAAGCAGTATCTGCACATAGGCCTGAAGCCACGCGTGCGTGACAACTACCGCGCCAACAAGGTGGCCTTCTGGCTGGAGCTCGTGCCCCACCTGCACAACCTGCACACGGAGCTGTTCACCACCACCACGCGCCTGCCTCCCTATGCCACGCGCTGGCCACCTCGTCCCCCCGCCGGCGCCCCGGGCACACGCCGGCCCCCGCCGCCTGCCACCCTGCCTCCCGAGCCCGAGCCCGAGCCCGGCCCGAGGGCCTACGACCGCTTCCCTGGGGACTCGCGGGACTACTCCACGGAGCTGAGCGTCACCGTGGCCGTGGgtgcctccctcctcttcctcaacATCCTGGCCTTTGCTGCCCTCTACTACAAGCGGGACCGGCGGCAGGAGCTGCGGTGCAGGCGGCTTAGCCCACCTGGCGGCTCAGGCTCTGGCGTGCCTGGTGGGGGCCCCCTGCTCCCCGCCGCGGGCCGTGAGCTGCCACCAGAGGAGGAGCTGGTGTCACTGCAGCTGAAGCGGGGTGGTGGCGTCGGGGCGGACCCTGCCGAGGCTCTGCGCCCTGCCTGCCCGCCCGACTACACCCTGGCCCTGCGCCGGGCACCGGACGATGTGCCTCTCTTGGCCCCCGGGGCCCTGACCCTGCTGCCCAGTGGCCTGGGGCCACCGCCACCCCCACCGCCCCCCTCCCTTCATCCCTTCGGGCCcttccccccgccccctcccaccGCTACCAGCCACAACAACACGctaccccacccccactccaccaCTCGGGTATAG